One window of the Sediminitomix flava genome contains the following:
- a CDS encoding arylsulfatase, translating to MMKRFLQYILLVLSVGGGLQACQGISQKTFDNKAIDERPNIIVMLVDDMGYSDLGSYGGEIQTPNLDKIANNGIRFTQFYNTSRCCPTRASLLTGLYPHQAGIGQMTGNQHKPGYEGQIKKTAVTIAEVLKDAGYATGMVGKWHVSNTSVKKNSNGQDRQAQLDWLNHQAYLNDDFGPLEAYPTARGFDKYYGNIWGVVNFFDPFSLVNGIEPVKKVPEDYYHTTALSDSAVNYIEEFSKSEKPFFMYVAHTAPHWPLHALPEDIAKYENTYNGGWDEIRKARFNRMKEIGIISENVELPSPQRKIKKWENNPNKDYDAHKMAVHAAMIDRIDQGVGKMLKKLEETGELENTVILFMSDNGASSETPMFAGFDRNGQTRSGEKVIYTEHKKDVMPGDELTYAGIGQEWANVANTPLRYWKAKTFEGGICTPMIAYWEKGIRKQKGTINHSSGHVIDIMATCVELANTEYPKSYKGNVIQPLEGKSLVPIFEEGKRVGHEAIFFEHYWSAALRSGDWKLVSLPLGDWELYNLKEDRNEMKNVIDLYPAIAEDLKNKWEQGAQRTMVFPRPKMPKHIKKQANKKDS from the coding sequence ATGATGAAACGCTTTTTACAATACATACTCTTAGTACTTTCTGTTGGCGGAGGATTACAAGCTTGTCAAGGAATTAGTCAAAAAACATTTGACAATAAGGCTATTGACGAAAGGCCTAACATCATAGTTATGTTAGTTGATGATATGGGGTATTCTGATCTTGGTTCTTATGGTGGAGAAATTCAGACACCTAACCTTGATAAAATTGCGAATAATGGTATTCGTTTTACACAATTCTATAATACCTCACGCTGTTGTCCGACAAGAGCTTCACTGCTCACTGGTCTTTATCCACATCAAGCGGGTATAGGTCAAATGACAGGGAATCAGCATAAACCAGGTTATGAAGGGCAAATCAAGAAAACAGCTGTTACTATTGCTGAAGTTTTAAAAGATGCTGGATATGCTACGGGTATGGTTGGTAAATGGCATGTATCTAATACCTCTGTAAAGAAGAATAGTAATGGACAAGATAGACAAGCACAATTGGATTGGTTAAATCATCAAGCCTATTTGAATGATGATTTCGGACCGTTAGAAGCTTACCCTACAGCAAGAGGTTTTGATAAATATTATGGAAATATTTGGGGCGTTGTCAATTTCTTTGACCCATTCAGTTTGGTGAATGGAATAGAACCTGTAAAAAAGGTTCCAGAAGATTACTATCATACTACTGCACTTTCAGATTCTGCGGTAAATTATATTGAAGAATTTAGTAAGTCTGAAAAACCATTTTTTATGTATGTGGCTCATACGGCACCACATTGGCCGTTACATGCATTACCAGAAGATATTGCCAAATATGAAAATACCTATAATGGTGGATGGGATGAAATTCGAAAAGCGAGGTTCAATCGAATGAAAGAGATCGGTATTATTTCTGAAAATGTAGAACTCCCGAGTCCACAGAGAAAAATAAAGAAATGGGAAAACAATCCTAATAAAGATTACGATGCTCATAAAATGGCTGTACATGCCGCTATGATAGATCGCATAGATCAAGGAGTAGGAAAGATGTTGAAAAAACTTGAGGAAACAGGAGAGCTAGAGAATACGGTGATTTTATTTATGTCGGATAACGGAGCTAGTTCTGAAACGCCAATGTTCGCAGGTTTCGATAGAAATGGACAAACTCGTTCGGGAGAAAAGGTGATTTATACAGAGCATAAAAAAGATGTAATGCCTGGTGATGAACTGACTTATGCAGGAATTGGACAAGAATGGGCAAATGTAGCAAATACTCCACTTCGTTATTGGAAAGCTAAAACTTTTGAAGGAGGAATCTGTACGCCAATGATCGCTTACTGGGAAAAAGGGATTAGAAAACAGAAAGGAACAATTAATCATTCTTCTGGGCATGTAATCGATATCATGGCGACTTGTGTAGAATTAGCGAATACGGAATACCCAAAATCTTATAAAGGAAATGTTATTCAACCTTTAGAAGGAAAAAGCCTTGTCCCAATTTTTGAAGAAGGTAAGAGGGTAGGACATGAAGCGATCTTCTTTGAACATTATTGGTCAGCAGCTTTGCGCTCGGGAGATTGGAAATTGGTTTCATTGCCTTTGGGAGATTGGGAGCTTTACAACTTAAAGGAAGATCGGAATGAAATGAAGAATGTAATCGATCTGTATCCAGCAATAGCGGAAGATTTAAAAAATAAATGGGAGCAAGGAGCACAAAGAACTATGGTATTTCCAAGGCCTAAAATGCCAAAGCACATAAAAAAGCAAGCGAATAAAAAAGATAGCTAA